Proteins from one Nicotiana tabacum cultivar K326 chromosome 23, ASM71507v2, whole genome shotgun sequence genomic window:
- the LOC107779216 gene encoding putative DEAD-box ATP-dependent RNA helicase 29 isoform X1, giving the protein MAILVSSKAELKRREKEKKKAKSAGFESLGLSSNVFRGIKRKGYRVPTPIQRKTMPLILSGIDVVAMARTGSGKTAAFLLPMLEKLKQHVPQAGVRALILSPTRDLALQTLKFTKELGRFTDIRVSLLVGGDSMESQFEELAQSPDIIIATPGRLMHHLSEVDDMSLRTVEYVVFDEADCLFSMGFAEQLHRILTHLGENRQTLLFSATLPSALAEFAKAGLRDPQLVRLDLDTKISPDLKLAFFTVRHEEKHAALLYLIREQISSDQQTLVFVSTKYHVEFLNILLREEGIEPSVCYGDMDHDARKIHISRFRARKTMVLIVTDVAARGIDIPLLDNVINFDFPPKPKLFVHRVGRAARAGRIGTAFSLLTSEDMPYLLDLHLFLSKPIRAAPTEEEVLQDMDGVRSKIDQAVANGGTVYGRFPQTVLDLLSDRVREIIDSSTELETLQRPCMKAFGLYSKTKPKPSKESVRRVKDLPREGLHPLFKNDLGGTELSAMAFSERLKSFRPKQTILEAEGEAAKSKNHSQWVDVMKRKRAIHEEVINKVRQQRSGVPAPEEDGFDPTPSERKEKQVSGSKRKAKSFKDEENFISSVPTNQHFEAGLSVRGNRGFESNRLDAAVLDLVADDKNGLQKQKTTYHWDKRSKKYIKLNNGDRVTASGKIKTESGSKMKTHKTGIYKKWKDQSHKRVSVNGTNDGGFAAASTSLAGGPRGQGGSRMFRGGRNNKSIPNAHVRSEIKDVEQVRKEREKKAQRASYLKTKKGKKFNKGGKKGFGNGNGNRNGKGKGKGKGRQG; this is encoded by the exons ATGGCGATTCTAGTAAGCTCCAAAGCGGAGCTAAAgcggagagagaaagagaaaaagaaggcaAAATCAGCAGGGTTTGAGTCATTAGGGTTAAGCTCCAATGTATTCCGAGGAATCAAACGGAAAGGTTACAGAGTTCCGACGCCTATTCAGCGCAAAACAATGCCGCTCATACTCTCCGGTATCGACGTCGTCGCTATGGCCCGTACTGGTTCTGGTAAAACGGCGGCGTTTCTCCTTCCCATGCTTGAGAAATTGAAACAACATGTGCCTCAAGCTGGTGTTAGAGCCCTTATTTTATCTCCTACTAGAGATTTGGCACTTCAAACACTTAAATTTACAAAAGAGCTTGGTCGATTCACAG ATATTCGTGTTAGTTTATTGGTTGGTGGTGATAGTATGGAAAGCCAATTTGAAGAATTGGCACAAAGTCCTGATATTATAATTGCAACTCCTGGTCGGCTAATGCACCATTTATCTGAGGTTGATGATATGTCACTGCGCACTGTAGAGTATGTGGTTTTTGACGAGGCTGATTGTTTATTTAGCATGGGATTTGCTGAGCAATTGCATAGAATTCTCACCCATCTAGGTGAGAATCGCCAGACTCTGCTTTTCAGTGCCACTTTACCCAGTGCCCTTGCCGAATTTGCTAAGGCTGGGCTGCGAGATCCTCAGCTTGTGCGTCTTGATTTGGACACTAAGATAAGTCCAGACTTGAAGCTTGCATTTTTCACTGTAAGACATGAAGAAAAGCATGCTGCACTTCTGTATCTGATTCGTGAACAAATAAGTTCTGATCAGCAGACTTTAGTTTTTGTTTCCACCAAGTATCATGTTGAGTTCCTTAACATTCTTTTAAGGGAAGAGGGTATTGAACCTTCTGTTTGTTATGGTGATATGGATCACGATGCTCGCaaaattcatatttctagatTTAGAGCAAGAAAGACAATGGTGCTCATTGTGACCGATGTGGCTGCTAGAGGAATTGATATTCCACTGCTTGATAATGTTATCAACTTTGATTTTCCTCCAAAACCTAAACTTTTTGTGCATCGAGTTGGGCGAGCTGCAAGGGCTGGTCGTATTGGCACTGCTTTTTCTCTTCTCACATCTGAAGACATGCCTTACTTGTTAGATCTTCATCTCTTTCTATCTAAACCAATCAGGGCTGCGCCAACTGAGGAAGAGGTTTTACAAGATATGGATGGAGTCCGGTCCAAAATAGATCAAGCAGTTGCCAATGGAGGAACTGTCTATGGACGTTTTCCTCAAACTGTTCTAGATCTCCTCTCTGATAGAGTTCGGGAAATCATTGATTCATCGACTGAACTAGAAACTTTGCAAAGGCCCTGTATGAAAGCATTTGGCTTGTATTCAAAGACAAAACCAAAGCCTTCGAAAGAGTCCGTTAGAAGAGTAAAAGATCTACCACGTGAAGGGTTGCATCCACTGTTCAAAAATGACCTTGGTGGTACTGAATTATCAGCAATGGCTTTTTCTGAACGCTTGAAGTCTTTCAG ACCTAAGCAGACAATCCTGGAAGCTGAAGGTGAAGCTGCCAAGTCAAAAAATCAT AGTCAATGGGTCGATGTGATGAAGAGGAAAAGAGCTATTCATGAGGAGGTCATCAATAAAGTTCGTCAACAGCGCTCCGGTGTTCCTGCCCCAGAG GAAGATGGCTTTGATCCCACACCTTCAGAacggaaggagaaacaag TTTCTGGTTCTAAAAGGAAAGCAAAGAGCTTTAAAGACGAGGAAAACTTCATAAGTTCAGTACCAACAAATCAG CATTTTGAGGCTGGACTTTCCGTGAGAGGAAACCGAGGTTTTGAATCAAATAG GTTGGATGCTGCTGTTCTGGATTTGGTAGCTGATGACAAAAATGGTCTGCAGAAACAAAAGACTACATATCATTGGGATAAG AGGAGTAAGAAATACATCAAGCTTAACAATGGAGATCGTGTTACAGCTAGTGGGAAG ATAAAGACAGAGAGTGGTTCTAAGATGAAGACCCACAAAACTGGGATATACAAGAAGTGGAAAGACCAATCACACAAGAGAGTATCTGTTAACGGAACTAATGATGGTGGCTTTGCTGCAGCATCAACTAGTTTAGCTG GTGGTCCTAGAGGACAAGGTGGTAGCCGAATGTTCAGAGGTGGGAGAAACAATAAGTCAATACCTAACGCTCATGTGCGATCAGAAATTAAAGATGTTGAACAAGTTCGGAAGGAAAGAGAGAAGAAGGCCCAGAGAGCATCTTATTTGAAGACTAAGAAGGGGAAGAAGTTCAATAAAGGTGGTAAAAAGGGATTCGGAAACGGAAACGGAAACAGAAATGGAAAGGggaagggaaagggaaagggaagaCAAGGTTGA
- the LOC107779216 gene encoding putative DEAD-box ATP-dependent RNA helicase 29 isoform X2 produces the protein MAILVSSKAELKRREKEKKKAKSAGFESLGLSSNVFRGIKRKGYRVPTPIQRKTMPLILSGIDVVAMARTGSGKTAAFLLPMLEKLKQHVPQAGVRALILSPTRDLALQTLKFTKELGRFTDIRVSLLVGGDSMESQFEELAQSPDIIIATPGRLMHHLSEVDDMSLRTVEYVVFDEADCLFSMGFAEQLHRILTHLGENRQTLLFSATLPSALAEFAKAGLRDPQLVRLDLDTKISPDLKLAFFTVRHEEKHAALLYLIREQISSDQQTLVFVSTKYHVEFLNILLREEGIEPSVCYGDMDHDARKIHISRFRARKTMVLIVTDVAARGIDIPLLDNVINFDFPPKPKLFVHRVGRAARAGRIGTAFSLLTSEDMPYLLDLHLFLSKPIRAAPTEEEVLQDMDGVRSKIDQAVANGGTVYGRFPQTVLDLLSDRVREIIDSSTELETLQRPCMKAFGLYSKTKPKPSKESVRRVKDLPREGLHPLFKNDLGGTELSAMAFSERLKSFRPKQTILEAEGEAAKSKNHSQWVDVMKRKRAIHEEVINKVRQQRSGVPAPEEDGFDPTPSERKEKQVSGSKRKAKSFKDEENFISSVPTNQHFEAGLSVRGNRGFESNRLDAAVLDLVADDKNGLQKQKTTYHWDKRSKKYIKLNNGDRVTASGKIE, from the exons ATGGCGATTCTAGTAAGCTCCAAAGCGGAGCTAAAgcggagagagaaagagaaaaagaaggcaAAATCAGCAGGGTTTGAGTCATTAGGGTTAAGCTCCAATGTATTCCGAGGAATCAAACGGAAAGGTTACAGAGTTCCGACGCCTATTCAGCGCAAAACAATGCCGCTCATACTCTCCGGTATCGACGTCGTCGCTATGGCCCGTACTGGTTCTGGTAAAACGGCGGCGTTTCTCCTTCCCATGCTTGAGAAATTGAAACAACATGTGCCTCAAGCTGGTGTTAGAGCCCTTATTTTATCTCCTACTAGAGATTTGGCACTTCAAACACTTAAATTTACAAAAGAGCTTGGTCGATTCACAG ATATTCGTGTTAGTTTATTGGTTGGTGGTGATAGTATGGAAAGCCAATTTGAAGAATTGGCACAAAGTCCTGATATTATAATTGCAACTCCTGGTCGGCTAATGCACCATTTATCTGAGGTTGATGATATGTCACTGCGCACTGTAGAGTATGTGGTTTTTGACGAGGCTGATTGTTTATTTAGCATGGGATTTGCTGAGCAATTGCATAGAATTCTCACCCATCTAGGTGAGAATCGCCAGACTCTGCTTTTCAGTGCCACTTTACCCAGTGCCCTTGCCGAATTTGCTAAGGCTGGGCTGCGAGATCCTCAGCTTGTGCGTCTTGATTTGGACACTAAGATAAGTCCAGACTTGAAGCTTGCATTTTTCACTGTAAGACATGAAGAAAAGCATGCTGCACTTCTGTATCTGATTCGTGAACAAATAAGTTCTGATCAGCAGACTTTAGTTTTTGTTTCCACCAAGTATCATGTTGAGTTCCTTAACATTCTTTTAAGGGAAGAGGGTATTGAACCTTCTGTTTGTTATGGTGATATGGATCACGATGCTCGCaaaattcatatttctagatTTAGAGCAAGAAAGACAATGGTGCTCATTGTGACCGATGTGGCTGCTAGAGGAATTGATATTCCACTGCTTGATAATGTTATCAACTTTGATTTTCCTCCAAAACCTAAACTTTTTGTGCATCGAGTTGGGCGAGCTGCAAGGGCTGGTCGTATTGGCACTGCTTTTTCTCTTCTCACATCTGAAGACATGCCTTACTTGTTAGATCTTCATCTCTTTCTATCTAAACCAATCAGGGCTGCGCCAACTGAGGAAGAGGTTTTACAAGATATGGATGGAGTCCGGTCCAAAATAGATCAAGCAGTTGCCAATGGAGGAACTGTCTATGGACGTTTTCCTCAAACTGTTCTAGATCTCCTCTCTGATAGAGTTCGGGAAATCATTGATTCATCGACTGAACTAGAAACTTTGCAAAGGCCCTGTATGAAAGCATTTGGCTTGTATTCAAAGACAAAACCAAAGCCTTCGAAAGAGTCCGTTAGAAGAGTAAAAGATCTACCACGTGAAGGGTTGCATCCACTGTTCAAAAATGACCTTGGTGGTACTGAATTATCAGCAATGGCTTTTTCTGAACGCTTGAAGTCTTTCAG ACCTAAGCAGACAATCCTGGAAGCTGAAGGTGAAGCTGCCAAGTCAAAAAATCAT AGTCAATGGGTCGATGTGATGAAGAGGAAAAGAGCTATTCATGAGGAGGTCATCAATAAAGTTCGTCAACAGCGCTCCGGTGTTCCTGCCCCAGAG GAAGATGGCTTTGATCCCACACCTTCAGAacggaaggagaaacaag TTTCTGGTTCTAAAAGGAAAGCAAAGAGCTTTAAAGACGAGGAAAACTTCATAAGTTCAGTACCAACAAATCAG CATTTTGAGGCTGGACTTTCCGTGAGAGGAAACCGAGGTTTTGAATCAAATAG GTTGGATGCTGCTGTTCTGGATTTGGTAGCTGATGACAAAAATGGTCTGCAGAAACAAAAGACTACATATCATTGGGATAAG AGGAGTAAGAAATACATCAAGCTTAACAATGGAGATCGTGTTACAGCTAGTGGGAAG ATAGAATAA